Within the Halomonas sp. HL-93 genome, the region GTCAGGTAGTGCTGCTTCCATTCCGGCGGCGGGCCATTTTCGTAGTGGTAACGAAGCGCTGCCTGATAATCAATCCGCTCATCGCCGAACATGGCGCGGAAGGCATCCAGAAAATCTTCACGAAGGCTCAACCGCCACCACAGCATGTGGGCAATTTCATGGCGCATGTGGCCTATCATGGTGCGATACGGTTCTTCTAACGCCTCTCGACGCGTGGCAACCAACACCGGATCCACCTCCGCCACGCTAATCGTCACGATGCCTTCAGCATGCCCCATGGGGACCGGGGTAGGGCCTTCCGCCAGCAGATGAAATACGGGCCGTGCCCCAGGGTCCTCTGGCCGGAACCAATGCCAGCGACCGAGGTTATCTAGCGCCCAGCGCTTGGCCGCTTCAGTCTTCGCCCAGTTGGGGATAGCGTCAGGAATGGAAGGGTCAGGCGCCAGCGCCGTCATGGCACAGGAACGACAAAAAGCACCTTGTTCTGGCGCTATCCAGTTGCATCCAATTCTTTCCCTGTTAGCACAAAAGGGGGGCATTGGCACAAAAGCACGCGCCTGGGGATCGTAAGCGACGGGGGTGCCGTCTGCGGTATTGAGATTGTCGAACCAGAGATTACCCGTGCCGACCGGATTGGCAAAAACACGCATGAGGAGACACCTCCAAAAAAAACGTTAATAACCATCTTGCGCGCCCAGACCGCTCTCCCACAAGTGACAGCATATAAATAGCGACTTAGACACCTAAATGCCGCCAGTTGATACGCTGCTAAGCATCGTTAATGTGAAAACGTTTGCGATCGTAACACCTAGGCTGCAGTCAAACAGTTCATTCAAGCCGGGTCACTGGCTGGCGATCAGGATCGGCATACCACGGCAGGCTAAGGCGTGTGTTGCGCTCTAGTTCGGCAATCACCTGGGCACCCAGTAATAAAATAATGGCGCCAACTTCCAGGCTAAGTAGCACAATAACCAACGTCGCCAGGGAGCCATACACGGCGTTGACAAATGACAGATGGGTAAAATAGTAGACCAGCAGTAGCCGCACACCTTCCCATAGCAGTGCCGCCACGAACCCACCTACTACAGCCCGTCGCAACGCGATTTTCACCACCGGAAGCACTTTGTAGATGGCACTGAACAACAGAAATACCCCGACGAAACTGATCAGGTTAAGTACCGGTTCGGAAAACCGCGCCAGCGGCAGCTCCCGCTCAAAGATGGCCAGCACTAGTGAATTGAGTGAGCTGGCCAGAGTAACGACAAGTGTCAATGCCATTAGTCCCGCTCCCAACACCAACATAAAGGCGTAAGGCAGCATCACGGATACCCAGGCGCTGCGCCTAATATGCGGGGTCTCTGGCGCATGGAAGATAATCGCCAAGGCATCTTCGAGCATACGAAAGGCGAACGAGCTGAAGAGCAACATGACTGGAAAAACAAAGATACCGATCACATCGCGGGAATCCAGCAAGCCTCGGACAGCTTCAAGCAGCACTTCAGCATGCGCTGGCGTCAGGTGGCGCGCTTGTACGGCCAACACATTAAGCAAGTGCTGCTCATCCACTACTTGCGTCAACATAACGACTAGCAAAGCAAAGAGCGGCACGATGGAAAGCAAAATATTGTAGCCCACCCCGCCAGCCAGCAGAATGCCGCGGTTCTTGAGAAAGTTGCATAGCACTCGCCATGCAAAGTGGATCAGCCTGGGCAGCAGAAGGACGATGGCACTGAGGAATACGCGATATCGAACCATGGTTGGCCACTCTCCTTGTAAGCTCAGGCTATGATACGCCTATGACGCTGCCCATTTACAAGAATGACCGATAATTAACGGTTCGAGTGTTAGATGACAACCACGGCAAGGAAAAAAACCAGAACACCAAAAACAAAAAAGCCGCTGAAATCAGCGGCTTAATCTATATTCTTGGCGGAGGGGGAGGGATTCGAACCCTCGAAGCCTTTCGACTTACACACTTTCCAGGCGTGCTCCTTCGACCACTCGGACACCCCTCCGCGTTGTTTGCTCTTTTGAGACCGGCGTGGCCTTTCCCAGCAGAACGGCGCACATTCTATGGGCTAAGCTGCGAAATAGCAAGCCGTTTTCGGATCAGGCCCCAGGGAGGACCGCATAACTGCCAGTAGCATGCAGACACAGCGTGTCGCCGCAATACAGCTTTTGATCTAGCGCAATACGCCCCTTCCCACGCTCCCGTAGCGCTGCGTCGAGCAAGTCCGGCCCCTTGGGATCGCACGGCATGCATATCAAGCGGTAATCACCTGTCACCGGCGCATGAAAACGTTGACTGGCCTCTGCCACCACTACGTCGCGTGCCAGCCCGCGTTCACGCAGCCACAACGTTACCCAGCACCAGCCCTGCAGCGTGGTTTGCGCGGTTAGCGCACCGCCAAAGCCCGTGCCCTTGTCA harbors:
- a CDS encoding zinc-binding metallopeptidase family protein: MRVFANPVGTGNLWFDNLNTADGTPVAYDPQARAFVPMPPFCANRERIGCNWIAPEQGAFCRSCAMTALAPDPSIPDAIPNWAKTEAAKRWALDNLGRWHWFRPEDPGARPVFHLLAEGPTPVPMGHAEGIVTISVAEVDPVLVATRREALEEPYRTMIGHMRHEIAHMLWWRLSLREDFLDAFRAMFGDERIDYQAALRYHYENGPPPEWKQHYLTSYASAHPHEDWAETAAHLLHLTDIADSFVATGLSSPQIPSPGWDPYSEPDADQLIHIAASLTVGVNHINRSMGLADVYPFVLSQHARHKLAFVHNWLRRGAQGL
- a CDS encoding YihY/virulence factor BrkB family protein, producing MVRYRVFLSAIVLLLPRLIHFAWRVLCNFLKNRGILLAGGVGYNILLSIVPLFALLVVMLTQVVDEQHLLNVLAVQARHLTPAHAEVLLEAVRGLLDSRDVIGIFVFPVMLLFSSFAFRMLEDALAIIFHAPETPHIRRSAWVSVMLPYAFMLVLGAGLMALTLVVTLASSLNSLVLAIFERELPLARFSEPVLNLISFVGVFLLFSAIYKVLPVVKIALRRAVVGGFVAALLWEGVRLLLVYYFTHLSFVNAVYGSLATLVIVLLSLEVGAIILLLGAQVIAELERNTRLSLPWYADPDRQPVTRLE
- a CDS encoding YiiD C-terminal domain-containing protein, whose amino-acid sequence is MAASRQAGVPHPRLPLPEGPDDLVAFQRWLGEAIPMVGTLGITHMARQSDSLAWQLALEPNLNDKGTGFGGALTAQTTLQGWCWVTLWLRERGLARDVVVAEASQRFHAPVTGDYRLICMPCDPKGPDLLDAALRERGKGRIALDQKLYCGDTLCLHATGSYAVLPGA